One genomic segment of Scophthalmus maximus strain ysfricsl-2021 chromosome 3, ASM2237912v1, whole genome shotgun sequence includes these proteins:
- the ralgapb gene encoding ral GTPase-activating protein subunit beta isoform X5 produces the protein MYSEWRSLQLVVQSDQGHLSVLHTYPTSVGTEVANAVVKPLGTAVSPVATENILKTDKEVKWTMEVLCYGLTLPLEGDTVKLCVDVYTDWMMALVSPRDSMPQPVVKEPNMYVQIILKHLYNVFVPRPEQHSLNHIRLCQQVLTAVQKLARESVSMVRETWEVLLLFLLRINDTLLAPPTVGVGVAEKLAEKLMAVLFEVWLLACARCFPTPPYWKTAREMLANWRHHPPVVEQWSRVACALTSRLLRFTHGPSFPLFKVPDEDASLIPLEMDSDCVAQTWYRFLHMLSNPVDLSNPAIVSTTPKFQEQFLNSSGIPHEVVLHPCLKQLPQIFFRAMRGISCLVDAFLGVSVEKRYVRERVFSFCTVLLSHGISRPRADSAPPTPVNRMSMSPPPSITNTTPPHSRKQRHAVVAKTTSKSSTGSGSQPTKASQQQQQQQQQQQQQNSSSPTLLSSPNQSSWESRPLPAPARPKVNSILNLFGQWLFDAALVHCKLHSGLSRDPSMTAIATQVGLELRRKGSQMSNDSMVSNPMFDANEFPESYEAGRAEACGTLCRIFCSKKTGEDILPVYLSRFYMILIQGLQISDFICRPVLASIILNSSSLFCTDLKGINVVVPYFIAALETIVPDRELSKFKIYVNPTDLRRASINILLAMLPLPHHFGNIKSEVLLEGKFNEEDGWPHDQPVSFLSLRLRLVNVLIGALQTETDPTNTQLILGAMLNIVQDSALLESIGAQTETGSIDGSHVTVRSQSHSRTNSGISFTSGGSTEATSPDSERPAQALLRDYALPDTAAGLLVRSIHLVTQRLNSQWRQDMSISLAALELLAGLAKVKVGVDSTDRKRAVSSICGYIVYQCSRPAPLQSRDLHSMIVAAFQFLCVWLTEHPDMLDEKDCLVEVLEIVELGISGSKSRQEQEVRHKGEKEHNPASMRVKDAAEATLSCIMQVLGAFPSPSGPASTCSLLNEDTLIRYARLSATGASNFRYFVLDNSVILAMLEQPLGNEQNPSPSVTVLIRGTAGRHAWTMQLFHQPRGARANQRVFVPEGRPLPNNDVGIKYNVKQRPFPDEVDKIPLVKADVSIPDLDDIVSKELEVQHDRLRVLMTKQMEYENALERHSEEIWKSNSFPDPQTDCKPPPPAQEFQTARLFLSHFGFLSLEALKEPNNSRLPPHLIGLESSLPGFFDDVSYLDLLPCRPFDTVFIFYVRAGQKSSHEILRNVESSSSVQPHFLEFLLSLGWPVDVGRHPGWTGHLDTSWSLNSCSDNNDIQQTEEAATPEDTGGSGFNGEKKVLYYADALTEIAFVVPSLTENSEESSVHSDSTVEADTNTDIVPGSHKQPNLTLELFPNHSENLESAKKLSPLVKTKRSSTGKSFPPLGPETKVFVVWVERFDDIENFPLSDLLAETSTGLEASMSNSTSCRSGLLEKDVPLIFIHPLKTGLFRIRLHGAVGKFGMVIPLVDGMVVSRRALGFLVRQTVINVCRRKRLESDLYNPPHVRRKQKITEIVQRYRNKQLEPEFYTSLFHEVGEGKPHL, from the exons ATGTACTCCGAGTGGCGCTCGCTGCAGCTGGTGGTGCAGAGCGACCAGGGCCACCTCAGCGTTCTGCACACCTACCCCACCAGCGTGGGCACGGAGGTGGCCAATGCCGTGGTCAAGCCTCTGGGCACGGCCGTGAGCCCCGTCGCCACGGAGAACATCCTCAAGACAGACAAGGAG GTGAAGTGGACCATGGAGGTGCTGTGCTATGGCCTCACCCTCCCCCTGGAAGGGGACACTGTCAAGCTGTGTGTAGATGTGTACACAGACTGGATGATGGCCCTGGTTTCGCCCAGGGACTCGATGCCCCAGCCTGTGGTCAAGGAGCCCAATATGTATGTCCAGATCATCCTCAAACATCTGTACAACGTGTTTGTACCGAG GCCTGAGCAGCACAGTCTGAACCATATCAGGCTCTGCCAGCAGGTTCTGACTGCAGTTCAGAAACTGGCTCGAGAGTCCGTCTCCATGGTTCGGGAAACCTGGGaggtgctgctgctcttcctgctTCGCATTAACGACACATTGCTTGCCCCACCCACAGTGGGAG TCGGAGTGGCAGAGAAGCTGGCGGAGAAATTGATGGCAGTGCTGTTTGAGGTGTGGCTGCTGGCATGTGCCCGGTGTTTTCCCACGCCGCCATACTGGAAGACGGCGAGGGAGATGCTGGCCAACTGGAGACACCACCCCCCTGTGGTGGAGCAGTGGAGCAGAGTGGCCTGTGCCCTGACCTCCAG GCTTTTGCGGTTTACCCACGGACCATCCTTCCCACTATTCAAAGTCCCCGATGAGGACGCCAGCCTGATTCCTTTGGAAATGGACAGTGACTGTGTGGCACAGACGTGGTACCGCTTCCTCCACATGCTCAG CAACCCAGTGGACCTGAGCAACCCCGCGATAGTGAGCACCACTCCCAAGTTTCAGGAACAGTTTCTGAACTCCAGCGGTATCCCTCACGAGGTGGTACTGCATCCGTGTTTGAAACAGCTGCCCCAGATCTTCTTCAGGGCCATGAGGGGTATCAGCTGCCTAGTAGACGCCTTTTTGG GTGTCTCTGTCGAAAAGAGATATGTCCGGGAGAGGGTGTTCTCTTTTTGCACAGTGCTGCTCTCTCATG GTATATCACGTCCCAGGGCTGACAGTGCCCCGCCCACCCCGGTCAACAGAATGAGCATGTCTCCGCCCCCCTCCATCACCAACACCACGCCCCCGCACAGCCGCAAGCAGCGGCATGCAGTGGTCGCCAAAACCACAAGCAAGAGTTCAACT GGCAGTGGTAGTCAACCAACCAAAGcatcccagcagcagcagcagcaacagcagcagcagcagcagcagaattcGTCCTCCCCGACGCTGCTTTCCAGCCCCAACCAGAGCAGCTGGGAGTCCCGGCCTCTGCCCGCCCCAGCGCGGCCGAAGGTCAACAGCATCCTCAACCTGTTCGGCCAGTGGCTCTTCGACGCCGCCCTGGTGCACTGTAAGCTCCACAGCGGCCTCAGCCGAGACCCGAGCATGACCG CGATAGCCACTCAAGTAGGTctggagctgaggaggaagggCTCGCAAATGTCCAACGACTCCATGGTGTCGAACCCCATGTTCGACGCCAATGAGTTCCCCGAGAGCTACGAGGCGGGACGAGCTGAGGCCTGTGGGACTCTGTGCCGCATCTTCTGTAGCAAGAAAACGGGAGAAGACATACTGCCTGTTTACCTTTCCAG GTTCTACATGATCCTGATTCAGGGTCTCCAGATCTCCGATTTCATCTGCAGACCAGTTTTGGCTTCTATCATTCtcaactcctcctctctcttctgcacTGACCTGAAGGGCATCAATGTGGTGGTACCCTACTTCATAGCTGCCTTGGAGACGATTGTACCAGACAG AGAGCTGTCAAAATTCAAGATCTATGTAAATCCTACTGACCTGAGGAGGGCCTCCATCAACATCCTGCTCGCTATGCTGCCGTTGCCGCATCACTTTGGCAACATCAAGTCAGAG GTTCTGTTGGAGGGAAAATTCAATGAGGAAGACGGGTGGCCTCATGACCAGCCTGTGTCTTTCCTGTCCCTAAGGCTACGTCTCGTCAATGTCCTGATTGGAGCACTGCAGACTGAAACCGACCCCACCAACACACAGCTCATCCTGG GTGCAATGCTCAATATTGTTCAAGACTCAGCACTGCTGGAGTCCATAGGTGCACAGACGGAAACA GGGAGTATAGATGGGAGCCACGTGACCGTGAGGAGTCAGAGTCACAGCCGTACCAACAGCGGCATTAGTTTCACGAGTGGAGGCAGCACAGAGGCGACCAGCCCCGATTCGGAGCGTCCTGCCCAGGCCCTGCTTCGAGACTATG CTCTTCCAGATACGGCGGCGGGCCTGCTGGTGCGCAGCATCCACCTGGTCACTCAGAGGCTCAACTCTCAGTGGAGACAAGACATGAGCATTTCACTGGCTGCCCTGGAGCTGCTGGCTGGGCTCGCCAAG GTGAAGGTGGGAGTCGACTCCACAGACCGCAAACGTGCCGTGAGCTCTATATGTGGGTACATTGTGTACCAGTGTAGCCGTCCAGCACCTCTTCAGTCGCGAGACCTCCACTCTATGATTGTAGCTGCCTtccagtttctgtgtgtgtggctcacaGAACACCCTGACATGCTGGATGAGAAG gatTGTTTGGTAGAGGTGTTAGAGATTGTGGAGCTGGGAATCTCCGGCAGCAAGTCccgacaggaacaggaagttcgacacaaaggagagaaggagcaCAACCCAGCTTCAATGAGGGTGAAGGACGCCGCCGAGGCGACTCTGTCCTG CATCATGCAGGTGTTGGGGGCCTTCCCCTCTCCCAGCGGGCCCGCCTCCACCTGCAGCCTCCTGAATGAAGACACTCTGATTCGCTATGCCAGACTGAGTGCCACAGGAGCGAGCAACTTCCGCTACTTTGTGCTGGACAACTCGGTCATCCTCGCCATGCTGGAGCAACCTCTTGGCAATGAGCAGA ACCCCAGTCCGTCAGTGACAGTTTTGATCAGAGGCACAGCTGGCAGACATGCCTGGACCATGCAGCTCTTCCACCAGCCCAGAGGAGCTCGGGCCAATCAGAGG GTGTTTGTGCCCGAGGGCCGTCCATTGCCCAACAATGATGTGGGGATAAAATACAACGTCAAGCAGAGGCCGTTCCCTGACGAGGTGGATAAGATTCCTCTTGTCAAAGCTGACGTTAGTATTCCGGACCTGGATGACATTGTCAGTAAAGAG CTGGAGGTTCAGCATGACAGGCTTCGTGTTCTGATGACCAAGCAGATGGAGTATGAGAATGCCCTGGAGCGACACAGTGAGGAAATTTGGAAGTCCAACTCGTTCCCGGACCCACAGACGGACTGCAAACCCCCACCACCGGCGCAGGAGTTCCAGACGGcacgcctcttcctctcccactttggcttcctgtctctggaGGCTCTCAAG gAGCCCAACAACAGTCGCCTACCTCCGCATCTGATCGGCCTGGAGTCGTCCCTGCCGGGTTTTTTCGATGACGTCAGCTACTTGGACCTGCTTCCCTGTCGACCGTTTGACACCGTCTTTATTTTCTACGTCAGAGCTGGACAGAAAAGCAGCCACGAG ATCCTGCGTAATGTGGAGTCGTCATCCAGTGTCCAGCCTCACTTTTTGGAGTTCCTGCTGTCCTTGGGCTGGCCTGTGGATGTGGGACGCCACCCAGGGTGGACAGGACACCTAGATACCAGCTGGTCCCTCAACTCCTGCTCCGACAACAATGATATACAGCAAACAG AGGAAGCAGCCACTCCTGAGGACACGGGAGGTTCAGGGTTCAATGGGGAGAAGAAAGTTTTGTACTACGCTGATGCACTGACGGAGATCGCCTTCGTTGTTCCATCTCTGACAGAAAACTCTG AGGAGTCATCAGTGCACAGTGACTCCACAGTGGAAGCAGACACCAACACGGACATCGTGCCTGGTTCACACAAACAGCCCAACCTCACACTGGAGCTGTTCCCCAACCATTCTGAAAACCTGGAGTCTGCCAAGAAG CTGAGTCCTTTGGTGAAGACAAAGAGGTCTTCGACTGGAAAGTCTTTCCCACCACTGGGTCCTGAGACGAAGGTGTTTGTGGTCTGGGTCGAGCGCTTCGATGATATTG aGAACTTCCCGTTGTCTGATCTCTTGGCTGAAACCAGCACGGGCTTGGAAGCCAGCATGAGCAACAGCACTTCCTGCAG
- the ralgapb gene encoding ral GTPase-activating protein subunit beta isoform X6, which yields MYSEWRSLQLVVQSDQGHLSVLHTYPTSVGTEVANAVVKPLGTAVSPVATENILKTDKEVKWTMEVLCYGLTLPLEGDTVKLCVDVYTDWMMALVSPRDSMPQPVVKEPNMYVQIILKHLYNVFVPRPEQHSLNHIRLCQQVLTAVQKLARESVSMVRETWEVLLLFLLRINDTLLAPPTVGVGVAEKLAEKLMAVLFEVWLLACARCFPTPPYWKTAREMLANWRHHPPVVEQWSRVACALTSRLLRFTHGPSFPLFKVPDEDASLIPLEMDSDCVAQTWYRFLHMLSNPVDLSNPAIVSTTPKFQEQFLNSSGIPHEVVLHPCLKQLPQIFFRAMRGISCLVDAFLGISRPRADSAPPTPVNRMSMSPPPSITNTTPPHSRKQRHAVVAKTTSKSSTGSGSQPTKASQQQQQQQQQQQQQNSSSPTLLSSPNQSSWESRPLPAPARPKVNSILNLFGQWLFDAALVHCKLHSGLSRDPSMTAIATQVGLELRRKGSQMSNDSMVSNPMFDANEFPESYEAGRAEACGTLCRIFCSKKTGEDILPVYLSRFYMILIQGLQISDFICRPVLASIILNSSSLFCTDLKGINVVVPYFIAALETIVPDRELSKFKIYVNPTDLRRASINILLAMLPLPHHFGNIKSEVLLEGKFNEEDGWPHDQPVSFLSLRLRLVNVLIGALQTETDPTNTQLILGAMLNIVQDSALLESIGAQTETGSIDGSHVTVRSQSHSRTNSGISFTSGGSTEATSPDSERPAQALLRDYALPDTAAGLLVRSIHLVTQRLNSQWRQDMSISLAALELLAGLAKVKVGVDSTDRKRAVSSICGYIVYQCSRPAPLQSRDLHSMIVAAFQFLCVWLTEHPDMLDEKDCLVEVLEIVELGISGSKSRQEQEVRHKGEKEHNPASMRVKDAAEATLSCIMQVLGAFPSPSGPASTCSLLNEDTLIRYARLSATGASNFRYFVLDNSVILAMLEQPLGNEQNPSPSVTVLIRGTAGRHAWTMQLFHQPRGARANQRQVFVPEGRPLPNNDVGIKYNVKQRPFPDEVDKIPLVKADVSIPDLDDIVSKEACCLGWLDNSSATNTVMSNFPHLEVQHDRLRVLMTKQMEYENALERHSEEIWKSNSFPDPQTDCKPPPPAQEFQTARLFLSHFGFLSLEALKEPNNSRLPPHLIGLESSLPGFFDDVSYLDLLPCRPFDTVFIFYVRAGQKSSHEILRNVESSSSVQPHFLEFLLSLGWPVDVGRHPGWTGHLDTSWSLNSCSDNNDIQQTEEAATPEDTGGSGFNGEKKVLYYADALTEIAFVVPSLTENSEESSVHSDSTVEADTNTDIVPGSHKQPNLTLELFPNHSENLESAKKLSPLVKTKRSSTGKSFPPLGPETKVFVVWVERFDDIENFPLSDLLAETSTGLEASMSNSTSCRSGLLEKDVPLIFIHPLKTGLFRIRLHGAVGKFGMVIPLVDGMVVSRRALGFLVRQTVINVCRRKRLESDLYNPPHVRRKQKITEIVQRYRNKQLEPEFYTSLFHEVGEGKPHL from the exons ATGTACTCCGAGTGGCGCTCGCTGCAGCTGGTGGTGCAGAGCGACCAGGGCCACCTCAGCGTTCTGCACACCTACCCCACCAGCGTGGGCACGGAGGTGGCCAATGCCGTGGTCAAGCCTCTGGGCACGGCCGTGAGCCCCGTCGCCACGGAGAACATCCTCAAGACAGACAAGGAG GTGAAGTGGACCATGGAGGTGCTGTGCTATGGCCTCACCCTCCCCCTGGAAGGGGACACTGTCAAGCTGTGTGTAGATGTGTACACAGACTGGATGATGGCCCTGGTTTCGCCCAGGGACTCGATGCCCCAGCCTGTGGTCAAGGAGCCCAATATGTATGTCCAGATCATCCTCAAACATCTGTACAACGTGTTTGTACCGAG GCCTGAGCAGCACAGTCTGAACCATATCAGGCTCTGCCAGCAGGTTCTGACTGCAGTTCAGAAACTGGCTCGAGAGTCCGTCTCCATGGTTCGGGAAACCTGGGaggtgctgctgctcttcctgctTCGCATTAACGACACATTGCTTGCCCCACCCACAGTGGGAG TCGGAGTGGCAGAGAAGCTGGCGGAGAAATTGATGGCAGTGCTGTTTGAGGTGTGGCTGCTGGCATGTGCCCGGTGTTTTCCCACGCCGCCATACTGGAAGACGGCGAGGGAGATGCTGGCCAACTGGAGACACCACCCCCCTGTGGTGGAGCAGTGGAGCAGAGTGGCCTGTGCCCTGACCTCCAG GCTTTTGCGGTTTACCCACGGACCATCCTTCCCACTATTCAAAGTCCCCGATGAGGACGCCAGCCTGATTCCTTTGGAAATGGACAGTGACTGTGTGGCACAGACGTGGTACCGCTTCCTCCACATGCTCAG CAACCCAGTGGACCTGAGCAACCCCGCGATAGTGAGCACCACTCCCAAGTTTCAGGAACAGTTTCTGAACTCCAGCGGTATCCCTCACGAGGTGGTACTGCATCCGTGTTTGAAACAGCTGCCCCAGATCTTCTTCAGGGCCATGAGGGGTATCAGCTGCCTAGTAGACGCCTTTTTGG GTATATCACGTCCCAGGGCTGACAGTGCCCCGCCCACCCCGGTCAACAGAATGAGCATGTCTCCGCCCCCCTCCATCACCAACACCACGCCCCCGCACAGCCGCAAGCAGCGGCATGCAGTGGTCGCCAAAACCACAAGCAAGAGTTCAACT GGCAGTGGTAGTCAACCAACCAAAGcatcccagcagcagcagcagcaacagcagcagcagcagcagcagaattcGTCCTCCCCGACGCTGCTTTCCAGCCCCAACCAGAGCAGCTGGGAGTCCCGGCCTCTGCCCGCCCCAGCGCGGCCGAAGGTCAACAGCATCCTCAACCTGTTCGGCCAGTGGCTCTTCGACGCCGCCCTGGTGCACTGTAAGCTCCACAGCGGCCTCAGCCGAGACCCGAGCATGACCG CGATAGCCACTCAAGTAGGTctggagctgaggaggaagggCTCGCAAATGTCCAACGACTCCATGGTGTCGAACCCCATGTTCGACGCCAATGAGTTCCCCGAGAGCTACGAGGCGGGACGAGCTGAGGCCTGTGGGACTCTGTGCCGCATCTTCTGTAGCAAGAAAACGGGAGAAGACATACTGCCTGTTTACCTTTCCAG GTTCTACATGATCCTGATTCAGGGTCTCCAGATCTCCGATTTCATCTGCAGACCAGTTTTGGCTTCTATCATTCtcaactcctcctctctcttctgcacTGACCTGAAGGGCATCAATGTGGTGGTACCCTACTTCATAGCTGCCTTGGAGACGATTGTACCAGACAG AGAGCTGTCAAAATTCAAGATCTATGTAAATCCTACTGACCTGAGGAGGGCCTCCATCAACATCCTGCTCGCTATGCTGCCGTTGCCGCATCACTTTGGCAACATCAAGTCAGAG GTTCTGTTGGAGGGAAAATTCAATGAGGAAGACGGGTGGCCTCATGACCAGCCTGTGTCTTTCCTGTCCCTAAGGCTACGTCTCGTCAATGTCCTGATTGGAGCACTGCAGACTGAAACCGACCCCACCAACACACAGCTCATCCTGG GTGCAATGCTCAATATTGTTCAAGACTCAGCACTGCTGGAGTCCATAGGTGCACAGACGGAAACA GGGAGTATAGATGGGAGCCACGTGACCGTGAGGAGTCAGAGTCACAGCCGTACCAACAGCGGCATTAGTTTCACGAGTGGAGGCAGCACAGAGGCGACCAGCCCCGATTCGGAGCGTCCTGCCCAGGCCCTGCTTCGAGACTATG CTCTTCCAGATACGGCGGCGGGCCTGCTGGTGCGCAGCATCCACCTGGTCACTCAGAGGCTCAACTCTCAGTGGAGACAAGACATGAGCATTTCACTGGCTGCCCTGGAGCTGCTGGCTGGGCTCGCCAAG GTGAAGGTGGGAGTCGACTCCACAGACCGCAAACGTGCCGTGAGCTCTATATGTGGGTACATTGTGTACCAGTGTAGCCGTCCAGCACCTCTTCAGTCGCGAGACCTCCACTCTATGATTGTAGCTGCCTtccagtttctgtgtgtgtggctcacaGAACACCCTGACATGCTGGATGAGAAG gatTGTTTGGTAGAGGTGTTAGAGATTGTGGAGCTGGGAATCTCCGGCAGCAAGTCccgacaggaacaggaagttcgacacaaaggagagaaggagcaCAACCCAGCTTCAATGAGGGTGAAGGACGCCGCCGAGGCGACTCTGTCCTG CATCATGCAGGTGTTGGGGGCCTTCCCCTCTCCCAGCGGGCCCGCCTCCACCTGCAGCCTCCTGAATGAAGACACTCTGATTCGCTATGCCAGACTGAGTGCCACAGGAGCGAGCAACTTCCGCTACTTTGTGCTGGACAACTCGGTCATCCTCGCCATGCTGGAGCAACCTCTTGGCAATGAGCAGA ACCCCAGTCCGTCAGTGACAGTTTTGATCAGAGGCACAGCTGGCAGACATGCCTGGACCATGCAGCTCTTCCACCAGCCCAGAGGAGCTCGGGCCAATCAGAGG CAGGTGTTTGTGCCCGAGGGCCGTCCATTGCCCAACAATGATGTGGGGATAAAATACAACGTCAAGCAGAGGCCGTTCCCTGACGAGGTGGATAAGATTCCTCTTGTCAAAGCTGACGTTAGTATTCCGGACCTGGATGACATTGTCAGTAAAGAG GCGTGTTGTCTGGGATGGCTGGATAATTCAAGTGCTACAAATACAGTGATGAGTAATTTCCCACAC CTGGAGGTTCAGCATGACAGGCTTCGTGTTCTGATGACCAAGCAGATGGAGTATGAGAATGCCCTGGAGCGACACAGTGAGGAAATTTGGAAGTCCAACTCGTTCCCGGACCCACAGACGGACTGCAAACCCCCACCACCGGCGCAGGAGTTCCAGACGGcacgcctcttcctctcccactttggcttcctgtctctggaGGCTCTCAAG gAGCCCAACAACAGTCGCCTACCTCCGCATCTGATCGGCCTGGAGTCGTCCCTGCCGGGTTTTTTCGATGACGTCAGCTACTTGGACCTGCTTCCCTGTCGACCGTTTGACACCGTCTTTATTTTCTACGTCAGAGCTGGACAGAAAAGCAGCCACGAG ATCCTGCGTAATGTGGAGTCGTCATCCAGTGTCCAGCCTCACTTTTTGGAGTTCCTGCTGTCCTTGGGCTGGCCTGTGGATGTGGGACGCCACCCAGGGTGGACAGGACACCTAGATACCAGCTGGTCCCTCAACTCCTGCTCCGACAACAATGATATACAGCAAACAG AGGAAGCAGCCACTCCTGAGGACACGGGAGGTTCAGGGTTCAATGGGGAGAAGAAAGTTTTGTACTACGCTGATGCACTGACGGAGATCGCCTTCGTTGTTCCATCTCTGACAGAAAACTCTG AGGAGTCATCAGTGCACAGTGACTCCACAGTGGAAGCAGACACCAACACGGACATCGTGCCTGGTTCACACAAACAGCCCAACCTCACACTGGAGCTGTTCCCCAACCATTCTGAAAACCTGGAGTCTGCCAAGAAG CTGAGTCCTTTGGTGAAGACAAAGAGGTCTTCGACTGGAAAGTCTTTCCCACCACTGGGTCCTGAGACGAAGGTGTTTGTGGTCTGGGTCGAGCGCTTCGATGATATTG aGAACTTCCCGTTGTCTGATCTCTTGGCTGAAACCAGCACGGGCTTGGAAGCCAGCATGAGCAACAGCACTTCCTGCAG